From a region of the Campylobacter showae genome:
- the atpC gene encoding ATP synthase F1 subunit epsilon has translation MNKLHLEIVTPEGLVFSNDIKSVVLPGSEGEFGVLPGHASLISLLKAGVIDIESEDKSHDAVAINWGYAEINEGKATILADGAVHVSGNSESEIANSLQKAKDLIASMSSENNAMAAAVAKLDSMARTR, from the coding sequence ATGAATAAATTACATTTAGAAATCGTTACGCCTGAGGGTTTAGTGTTTTCAAACGATATCAAAAGCGTAGTTTTGCCTGGTAGTGAGGGTGAGTTCGGGGTTTTGCCCGGGCACGCTTCGCTTATTTCGCTTTTGAAAGCCGGCGTTATAGACATCGAGAGCGAAGATAAAAGCCATGATGCCGTCGCGATAAACTGGGGATATGCCGAGATAAACGAGGGTAAGGCGACCATCCTTGCCGACGGTGCCGTTCACGTGTCTGGAAATTCCGAGAGCGAGATAGCAAATTCATTGCAAAAGGCGAAGGATCTGATCGCTAGCATGAGCAGCGAGAACAACGCTATGGCCGCTGCCGTAGCAAAACTAGATAGTATGGCTCGGACAAGATAG
- a CDS encoding tRNA 2-thiocytidine biosynthesis TtcA family protein translates to MIELSKRLLRQVGQTNARYRMVRGGDKILLGLSGGKDSLALAHVLKHMQNVTPEKFEFKAVTLSYGMGEDYAYLTRHCAEHGIEHDVIDSSIFEISKDKIRKNSSFCSFFSRMRRGYLYTYALEHGFNKLAIAHHLDDAVESFFMNFTYNGALRTLAPKYVAANGIEVIRPFIFVRERQLRENAVRNGLTVIGDEACPAMRFDIKMPHARAETKELLANLEKQNPKLFVSLKAAFENIHSDTFFAAQAQNLTDEE, encoded by the coding sequence ATGATAGAGCTTAGCAAGCGTCTGCTGCGCCAAGTCGGGCAGACTAACGCCAGATACCGCATGGTACGCGGCGGGGATAAAATTTTGCTCGGTCTTAGCGGCGGCAAGGACAGCCTCGCGCTCGCGCATGTGCTAAAACACATGCAAAACGTCACGCCCGAAAAATTTGAGTTTAAGGCCGTGACGCTAAGCTACGGCATGGGCGAGGACTACGCCTATCTCACGCGCCACTGCGCCGAGCACGGCATCGAGCACGACGTGATCGATAGCTCGATCTTTGAGATATCAAAGGACAAGATCCGCAAAAACTCCAGCTTTTGCAGCTTTTTCTCGCGTATGAGGCGCGGCTATCTCTACACCTACGCGCTCGAACACGGCTTTAACAAGCTCGCCATCGCCCACCACCTCGACGACGCGGTCGAGAGCTTTTTTATGAATTTTACTTATAACGGCGCGCTTAGGACGCTTGCTCCAAAATACGTTGCGGCAAACGGGATCGAGGTTATCAGGCCGTTTATATTCGTGCGTGAGCGGCAGCTACGCGAAAACGCCGTACGAAACGGGCTTACGGTTATCGGCGACGAGGCGTGTCCCGCGATGCGATTTGATATCAAGATGCCTCACGCTAGAGCCGAAACCAAGGAGCTTTTGGCAAATTTAGAAAAGCAAAATCCAAAGCTTTTCGTCTCGCTAAAGGCCGCTTTTGAAAACATCCACAGTGATACGTTTTTCGCCGCTCAGGCTCAAAATTTGACCGACGAGGAGTGA
- the fabD gene encoding ACP S-malonyltransferase — MRAAFIFPGQGSQSIGMGKEIYENFRPAAELLQNASDSLKIDFSNLLFNENDLINRSEFTQPAIVLNSLMCYLALKQSVNLKPKFALGHSLGEFSALAVSGAFDFVDSLRIVNLRGKFMQEDCTGKDVTMSVILGLSDETVEQICKNAQADGHQIYAANYNCDGQIVIAGLKEDIAKFESAFKEAGAKRVLPLNMSVVSHCPLLKSASEKLTAQLEPALAAKFDPVVSNASAKPYGSKDEALNLLKAQLVSPVLYKQSIKSIENEVDIFVEFGGSVLKGINKKITEKPTFSVTDLGSLEELLKELK, encoded by the coding sequence ATGAGAGCGGCGTTTATATTCCCGGGGCAAGGCTCGCAAAGCATCGGCATGGGTAAGGAAATTTACGAAAATTTCCGCCCAGCCGCCGAGCTTTTGCAAAATGCAAGCGATAGCCTAAAAATCGACTTTTCAAATCTACTTTTCAACGAAAACGACCTCATAAATAGGAGCGAATTTACCCAGCCGGCCATCGTTTTAAACTCGCTTATGTGCTATCTCGCGCTAAAGCAAAGCGTAAATTTAAAGCCTAAATTTGCACTTGGACACTCTTTGGGCGAGTTTAGCGCGCTTGCGGTTAGCGGCGCGTTTGATTTTGTTGATTCGCTTAGGATCGTAAATTTGCGCGGTAAATTTATGCAAGAGGACTGCACGGGCAAAGACGTGACGATGAGCGTTATTTTGGGTCTTAGTGACGAGACGGTAGAGCAAATTTGCAAAAACGCGCAAGCGGACGGCCATCAAATTTACGCCGCGAACTACAACTGCGACGGCCAGATCGTGATCGCGGGGCTAAAAGAAGATATCGCCAAATTTGAGTCTGCGTTTAAAGAAGCGGGCGCTAAACGCGTATTGCCTCTAAACATGTCCGTCGTCAGCCACTGCCCGCTTTTAAAGAGTGCTAGCGAGAAGCTAACGGCGCAGCTAGAGCCAGCGTTGGCCGCTAAATTTGACCCAGTCGTTTCAAACGCGTCGGCGAAGCCTTACGGCTCAAAAGACGAAGCGCTAAATTTGCTAAAAGCCCAGCTCGTTAGCCCCGTTTTATACAAACAAAGCATCAAAAGTATCGAAAACGAAGTCGATATATTCGTGGAGTTCGGCGGTAGCGTGCTAAAAGGCATCAACAAAAAAATCACCGAGAAGCCGACATTTAGCGTCACCGATCTTGGCAGTCTTGAAGAGCTTTTAAAGGAGCTTAAATGA
- a CDS encoding ankyrin repeat domain-containing protein produces the protein MKKFALGFAALFLAVFVNFIYKKLSRPTHFTVTPDTKIDPNSELAKYVTQEEVDDFAFRYWGIDEYEEHNATLNALRNLLKLKDTDKILNFMTRNGLSADVKMKANTTPLMYASFYDDEATAKRLIDMGANAHAKDNYKLSPLAYAIENNSTKTAKLLLDSGVKFSNKEKIQRYLKAPQNDRIKSLTIDGDNIFVEYEVKYGQKNAGSKGWILPFDYITFGNFTEMLQILFSMGYFDENGNYFKDMEYMPNYEPMLNLLLDNNVSGQPTKEELKEAYEKCYKSYRWHVDTWKKEIDKNQTIPLLIRMSIENGERYCPDKDGTFGDTRTFMYWANEKNKLKNMINFWDGLKNNPSKVIYIDANISGQDKEKLISNKLIQKRRSKNAAERR, from the coding sequence TTGAAGAAATTCGCACTCGGTTTTGCCGCTCTTTTCCTTGCCGTTTTCGTAAATTTTATTTACAAAAAGCTGTCTCGCCCTACTCATTTTACCGTCACTCCCGATACCAAAATAGACCCAAACTCCGAGCTAGCCAAATACGTAACGCAAGAGGAAGTGGACGATTTTGCTTTTAGATACTGGGGTATAGACGAATACGAGGAGCACAACGCCACCCTTAACGCTTTAAGAAATTTGCTGAAACTAAAAGATACGGATAAGATTTTAAATTTTATGACGAGAAACGGACTTAGCGCCGACGTAAAGATGAAGGCAAACACGACTCCGCTGATGTACGCTAGCTTTTACGATGACGAAGCCACGGCAAAAAGGTTGATAGATATGGGCGCAAACGCTCATGCGAAAGATAATTACAAACTCTCGCCCCTGGCCTACGCCATAGAAAACAACTCGACAAAGACCGCCAAGCTCTTGCTTGATAGCGGGGTTAAATTTAGCAATAAAGAAAAAATTCAAAGGTACTTAAAAGCGCCCCAAAACGATAGGATAAAAAGCTTGACTATCGACGGAGATAATATATTTGTAGAGTACGAAGTAAAATACGGTCAGAAAAACGCAGGCTCAAAAGGCTGGATATTGCCTTTTGATTATATTACCTTTGGCAACTTTACCGAGATGCTACAAATACTATTTAGTATGGGGTATTTTGACGAGAACGGCAACTATTTTAAAGATATGGAATATATGCCAAACTACGAACCTATGCTAAATTTGCTACTAGACAACAACGTTTCTGGACAACCTACTAAAGAGGAGCTAAAAGAGGCGTATGAAAAGTGTTATAAAAGTTATAGATGGCACGTTGATACGTGGAAAAAAGAAATAGACAAAAATCAGACCATACCTTTATTGATACGTATGTCTATAGAAAATGGAGAGCGGTATTGTCCAGATAAAGATGGGACATTTGGCGACACTCGCACATTTATGTACTGGGCAAACGAAAAAAATAAACTTAAAAATATGATAAACTTTTGGGATGGCTTAAAAAATAATCCATCCAAAGTAATCTATATCGACGCCAACATAAGTGGTCAAGATAAAGAAAAACTAATATCAAATAAACTAATCCAAAAACGAAGGAGCAAAAACGCCGCAGAGCGACGATAG
- the tolB gene encoding Tol-Pal system protein TolB, protein MKKILLFLAFASWLFAVDATISVVNKGLALPKIVLQDATTAVGDQAFKSKFHKIMLGDLKVSSDFEVVDEYIASSYEGDSNTNVMSEKGAQLIFRYALEGSANSPLTLRVKLINAKTATTQYEKIYNMNDGAKYPFIAHKAIVELINELKMPPVNWMEKFIIFAKGTGSKQSEIVIADYTLTYQKVLVRGGLNIFPKWVGADQSAFYYSDYSGRNLVLYRYDVASGQKTKILDSKGGMLIASDVSQNGDKILLTMAPQDQPDIYIYDLNSKRLSQVTNYSGIDVNGNFVDGDRRVVFVSDRLGYPNVFAQNVDGSGFEQLVYHGKNNNSVSTYQNYIVYSSREDGKSSFGTRDFNIYMISTQTDYIRQLTASGKNLYPRFSSDGQSVVFIKELGGQSSLGIIRVNENKSFQFPLKIGKIQSIDW, encoded by the coding sequence ATGAAGAAAATTTTACTTTTTCTTGCTTTTGCCAGTTGGCTTTTTGCCGTTGACGCCACCATTTCGGTCGTTAACAAAGGCTTAGCCCTACCAAAAATCGTGCTTCAAGACGCTACAACGGCTGTCGGCGATCAGGCTTTTAAAAGCAAATTTCATAAAATTATGTTGGGCGACTTGAAGGTCAGCTCTGATTTTGAGGTTGTGGACGAATATATCGCCAGTAGCTATGAAGGCGACTCGAATACGAACGTGATGAGCGAAAAGGGTGCGCAGCTTATATTTAGATACGCGCTTGAGGGCTCTGCAAACTCGCCTCTAACCCTCAGGGTTAAGCTAATTAATGCAAAAACGGCAACCACTCAGTATGAGAAAATTTACAATATGAACGACGGGGCAAAGTATCCATTTATCGCACACAAAGCGATAGTTGAGCTCATTAACGAGCTAAAAATGCCACCTGTAAACTGGATGGAGAAATTTATCATCTTTGCCAAAGGAACCGGTTCAAAGCAAAGCGAGATCGTTATAGCCGACTACACTTTAACCTACCAAAAAGTACTTGTTCGCGGCGGTTTGAATATATTTCCTAAATGGGTAGGAGCTGATCAGAGCGCGTTTTACTACTCTGATTACAGCGGTAGAAACTTAGTTCTTTATAGATACGATGTTGCGAGCGGCCAAAAAACTAAAATTTTAGATAGTAAGGGCGGTATGCTTATAGCCTCCGACGTTAGCCAAAACGGAGATAAAATTTTGCTAACTATGGCTCCGCAAGATCAGCCTGATATCTATATATACGATCTAAATTCAAAAAGACTATCTCAGGTAACTAACTATAGCGGTATAGACGTCAACGGCAACTTCGTTGACGGCGACAGACGCGTAGTTTTCGTTTCCGATAGACTTGGCTATCCTAATGTTTTCGCGCAAAATGTAGATGGAAGCGGTTTTGAGCAGTTGGTCTATCACGGCAAAAACAACAACTCCGTCAGCACCTATCAGAACTATATAGTTTATTCTAGTAGAGAAGACGGTAAGAGTAGCTTTGGAACAAGAGATTTTAACATATATATGATCTCTACGCAGACTGATTACATTAGACAGCTCACTGCAAGCGGTAAAAATTTATACCCTAGATTTTCTAGCGACGGACAAAGCGTAGTGTTTATCAAAGAGCTTGGCGGCCAGAGTTCTCTTGGTATAATTCGCGTAAATGAGAACAAAAGTTTCCAATTTCCATTAAAAATCGGTAAAATTCAGTCTATTGATTGGTAA
- a CDS encoding 5'-methylthioadenosine/adenosylhomocysteine nucleosidase encodes MIAILGAMREEVAPLLELIKDYKEVKHANNVFYLANFGGKELVIAYSKIGKVNAALTASAMIEKFGARKLLFTGVAGALNPNLKIGDMLYATSLVQHDVDITAFGHPHGYVPETSIFIKSDDALNALASRVAAEKGIELKGGVVATGDQFICDNAKKEWLKATFKADAAEMEGASVALVCESLGVPFFVLRAISDEAGGSAEFDFDKFLQDSANVSAQFILAMIERL; translated from the coding sequence ATGATAGCGATCTTAGGCGCGATGCGCGAGGAGGTCGCTCCTCTGCTTGAGCTCATCAAGGACTATAAAGAGGTTAAGCACGCAAATAACGTATTTTACCTCGCAAATTTCGGCGGCAAAGAGCTTGTGATCGCCTACTCTAAGATCGGCAAGGTAAATGCCGCTCTTACCGCAAGCGCGATGATCGAGAAATTTGGCGCCAGGAAGCTACTTTTTACCGGCGTCGCAGGCGCGCTAAATCCAAATTTGAAAATCGGCGATATGCTTTACGCAACTAGCCTCGTGCAGCACGACGTCGATATTACGGCGTTTGGACACCCGCACGGCTACGTGCCTGAGACCAGCATCTTTATCAAAAGCGACGACGCACTAAATGCGTTAGCTTCTAGAGTCGCGGCCGAAAAAGGCATCGAGCTAAAAGGCGGCGTCGTAGCTACAGGCGATCAGTTTATCTGCGATAATGCTAAAAAAGAGTGGCTAAAAGCGACCTTCAAAGCCGATGCGGCCGAGATGGAGGGCGCTAGCGTGGCGCTGGTTTGCGAGAGTCTAGGCGTGCCGTTTTTCGTGCTTCGCGCGATTAGCGACGAGGCAGGCGGCAGTGCGGAGTTTGACTTCGATAAATTTTTACAAGACTCGGCAAACGTGAGCGCGCAGTTCATACTCGCGATGATCGAGCGGCTATGA
- a CDS encoding tRNA dihydrouridine synthase, whose protein sequence is MLIDFSKKPLFLAPLAGFSDLPLRSAVKQFGCDVTVSEMISANALVYEGSKTLEMLKKSPLETPYIVQIAGSDADIVKKAVEILNSIDGIDGIDLNCGCPVPKVVKQSAGSALLKDISNLKRIVETIKKTSNKQMTSVKLRLGFDEKIPEILALAAQDAGADYIAFHGRTRAGGYTAAVDYAAIGRAKEAVSIPVIANGDISPENAADALNLTSADALMIGRACIGKPWVFHEIKTGGSIDAATKKAIILAHFDAMIEHYGEHGAAIFRKHLHRYSKGIDGASAFRDEINHIAEPDILRQKIQAFF, encoded by the coding sequence TTGCTAATAGATTTTTCAAAAAAGCCGCTTTTTCTAGCTCCGCTCGCGGGCTTTTCGGATCTGCCGCTTAGAAGCGCGGTCAAGCAGTTTGGTTGCGACGTGACCGTAAGCGAGATGATAAGCGCAAACGCCCTAGTCTACGAGGGTAGCAAAACGCTTGAGATGCTCAAAAAATCTCCGCTTGAAACGCCCTATATCGTGCAGATCGCGGGCAGCGACGCAGACATCGTCAAAAAAGCGGTGGAAATTTTAAACAGTATCGACGGTATCGACGGTATCGATCTAAACTGTGGCTGCCCCGTACCAAAGGTCGTCAAACAGTCCGCAGGCTCTGCTCTGCTAAAAGATATCTCAAATCTAAAACGCATCGTAGAAACCATCAAAAAAACCTCAAATAAGCAAATGACTAGCGTCAAACTACGCCTAGGCTTTGATGAAAAAATACCCGAAATTTTAGCCCTCGCCGCGCAGGACGCCGGAGCTGACTACATCGCATTTCACGGACGCACGAGAGCCGGCGGCTATACGGCAGCGGTAGACTACGCCGCGATCGGCCGAGCTAAAGAGGCAGTAAGCATCCCCGTCATCGCAAACGGCGACATCTCGCCAGAAAATGCGGCCGACGCGCTAAATTTAACCAGCGCCGACGCGCTAATGATAGGACGCGCCTGCATCGGCAAGCCGTGGGTTTTCCACGAGATAAAGACGGGCGGCAGCATCGACGCGGCGACGAAAAAGGCGATCATCTTGGCGCATTTTGACGCGATGATCGAGCACTACGGCGAGCACGGAGCGGCGATCTTTCGCAAGCACCTACACCGCTACTCCAAAGGCATAGACGGCGCCAGCGCCTTTCGCGACGAGATAAACCATATCGCCGAGCCTGACATCCTGCGCCAAAAAATCCAGGCCTTTTTCTAA
- the recO gene encoding recombination protein RecO, translating into MQGYILHTQKVRDEDLLVYILTPSLLVKSYRFYGARHSNVLQGYKIDFELEGGENFLPHLRSVLHLGYRWLLSRERLLAWQQFMRLLYAHLRDVEQIDEVYFRELELCASRFDRGAPKRLLIESYVRILEAEGRLHDELFCFICDEPVEDSVALARSFLPAHEHCAAQKGFEIEKIKMLFSEHSTLLLDDDEIDALYSVLLQGL; encoded by the coding sequence ATGCAAGGCTACATCCTGCACACGCAAAAAGTGCGCGACGAGGACCTGCTCGTCTACATCCTCACGCCCTCGCTGCTAGTCAAATCCTACCGCTTCTACGGCGCGCGCCACTCAAACGTCCTGCAAGGCTACAAGATCGACTTCGAGCTCGAAGGCGGCGAAAACTTCCTCCCGCACCTGCGCAGCGTCCTGCACCTAGGCTACCGCTGGCTACTCTCGCGCGAGCGGCTACTCGCGTGGCAGCAGTTTATGCGCCTACTCTACGCGCACCTGCGAGACGTCGAGCAGATAGACGAGGTGTATTTTCGCGAGCTTGAGCTTTGCGCCTCACGCTTTGACAGAGGCGCTCCCAAACGCCTACTCATCGAGAGCTACGTGCGCATTTTAGAGGCCGAGGGCAGGCTACACGACGAGCTTTTTTGCTTTATCTGCGACGAGCCCGTGGAGGATAGCGTGGCACTAGCTAGGAGCTTCTTGCCCGCTCACGAGCACTGCGCCGCACAAAAGGGTTTTGAGATAGAAAAGATAAAAATGCTCTTTAGCGAGCACTCTACGCTGCTGCTTGATGATGACGAGATAGACGCGCTCTACTCGGTTTTACTTCAGGGACTTTGA
- a CDS encoding tetratricopeptide repeat protein encodes MTNLKTFVALFIGATLSYSASNEISVFDAGNLDSSSPYGLTDNEKTFLKNKQNVENLSRNMGDVESNLNAIQERLEGLQSVLDGLNSRMSRIEKRLNDLEGNDGNSTAKSDFDELKKYVEESRKIQEANNAKITKALKDMGALIDKSNAAPATTKKNDEDKPVASNSPAAAEPQAPKIDFTKQKNQDVASEAKKLFDAGKLDDAKARYEYLLSKDHKPAMANFYLGEIAYQQKAYNNAIKYYQQSIQLYDKAEYTPKLLYHTAISFDKIKDTASANKFYKALKLGYPDSKEAKAAPTRN; translated from the coding sequence ATGACGAATTTAAAAACTTTCGTGGCTCTTTTTATAGGAGCCACTCTCTCTTATTCCGCTTCCAATGAAATTTCGGTATTTGATGCTGGAAATTTGGACAGCTCTAGTCCCTACGGTTTGACTGATAATGAAAAAACTTTTCTAAAAAACAAGCAAAACGTAGAAAATCTAAGTAGAAATATGGGCGACGTCGAGTCAAATTTAAATGCCATACAAGAGCGCTTAGAAGGCTTGCAGAGCGTACTAGACGGACTAAACTCAAGAATGTCTAGAATAGAAAAAAGACTAAACGATCTTGAAGGAAACGACGGAAATTCTACCGCAAAAAGTGATTTTGACGAGCTTAAAAAATACGTAGAAGAAAGCCGAAAAATACAAGAGGCCAACAACGCTAAAATCACCAAAGCCCTTAAGGATATGGGTGCTTTGATAGATAAGAGCAACGCTGCGCCTGCTACCACAAAAAAAAACGATGAAGACAAGCCGGTAGCTAGCAATAGCCCAGCCGCTGCTGAGCCACAAGCTCCGAAAATTGATTTTACCAAACAAAAAAATCAAGATGTAGCAAGCGAAGCTAAAAAGCTATTTGACGCAGGCAAGCTCGATGATGCAAAGGCTAGATACGAATATCTTTTAAGTAAAGATCATAAGCCTGCGATGGCGAATTTTTATCTCGGCGAGATAGCGTATCAGCAGAAAGCTTACAACAACGCCATAAAGTACTACCAGCAAAGTATCCAGCTCTACGACAAGGCCGAGTATACGCCAAAGCTTCTTTATCACACTGCTATTAGCTTTGATAAGATAAAAGACACGGCGAGTGCGAATAAATTTTACAAAGCGCTAAAACTAGGCTATCCGGATAGCAAAGAAGCCAAAGCCGCACCTACTCGAAACTAA
- a CDS encoding FKBP-type peptidyl-prolyl cis-trans isomerase encodes MKEQVIAMFYELKDAKTGEILESNMQVGQEISFLTGRGHIIEKLEEEVAKLEKGETKVIVIPAAQACGEYDSSAVQMLPKEQFAGIELKEGMELFGQGEHGESVRVIVKSIGEDDVTVDFNHPYAGKDLEFKVQIFDKRDATEDEIATGMVAGAHTCGCGGHDHDHHHGEGGCCGGHGHHEHKEGGCCGGHGHHHDDGGCGCH; translated from the coding sequence GTGAAAGAACAAGTTATAGCTATGTTTTATGAGCTAAAAGACGCAAAAACGGGCGAAATTTTAGAGTCCAATATGCAAGTAGGGCAGGAGATTTCCTTTTTAACGGGCCGCGGACATATCATCGAGAAACTAGAAGAAGAGGTCGCCAAACTAGAAAAGGGCGAAACAAAAGTTATCGTTATTCCGGCTGCGCAGGCTTGTGGCGAGTATGACTCTAGCGCCGTTCAGATGCTACCTAAAGAGCAATTTGCAGGCATCGAGCTAAAAGAGGGCATGGAGCTTTTTGGTCAAGGCGAGCACGGCGAGAGTGTACGCGTGATAGTAAAATCTATCGGCGAGGACGACGTGACGGTTGATTTTAACCACCCTTACGCAGGCAAAGATTTGGAGTTTAAGGTTCAAATTTTCGACAAACGTGACGCTACAGAGGACGAGATAGCTACGGGTATGGTAGCCGGTGCTCACACATGCGGATGCGGCGGGCACGACCACGACCATCATCACGGCGAGGGCGGTTGCTGCGGAGGCCACGGCCATCATGAGCACAAAGAAGGCGGTTGCTGCGGCGGGCACGGTCATCATCACGATGACGGCGGATGCGGTTGCCACTAA
- a CDS encoding biopolymer transporter ExbD, with translation MINLDETPELNITPLVDIMLVLLAILMVTTPTIVYEEQILLPDGSKTKTSSAQKKDLTVIVDATKKVRIDQNTMNLRELPDNIVLIGAKYDKNSPVYIKADKSLIYDDVMFVLKSVKNAGFTKVALQTNG, from the coding sequence ATGATAAATCTCGACGAAACTCCGGAGCTAAACATAACTCCGCTCGTGGATATCATGCTTGTTTTGCTGGCGATCCTTATGGTTACGACGCCTACTATCGTTTATGAGGAGCAAATTTTGCTACCGGACGGCTCAAAAACTAAAACATCCTCGGCTCAAAAAAAAGATTTGACTGTTATCGTTGATGCCACAAAAAAGGTTAGAATAGATCAAAATACCATGAATTTGCGCGAACTTCCTGACAATATAGTGCTTATCGGGGCAAAATACGATAAAAACTCGCCTGTTTATATTAAGGCCGACAAAAGCCTCATATACGATGATGTGATGTTTGTTTTAAAGAGCGTAAAAAACGCAGGCTTTACAAAGGTAGCGCTCCAGACTAATGGATAA
- a CDS encoding TonB C-terminal domain-containing protein, translated as MDKFDLKFNTSGYFLLSAFLYLCIISGIFIKLTYFKEEPKKYTDTKDAFMDIMIVEREPDITVKAPEPKKEIVKEEKPQPVKEEVKKEEPKPDTTNKPPEPDPAPPKPEEKKIEEPNLKDLFGSIDTSKLKEDKVAKKKEQPKEQSRKKPEKVQITSQQKKASDVINALTLDQVAKTPKSQMTGEYNEYFGMISRILQSKWSAYKADSTDEAEVEIVIGIDGSFSYDIKKLSYNSEFNNKVRDFLQSMTFEKFPPPTQIGRAVRLGTKLEDKLE; from the coding sequence ATGGATAAATTTGATCTCAAATTTAACACTTCCGGTTACTTCTTACTATCGGCTTTTCTTTACCTTTGTATCATAAGCGGTATTTTTATCAAGCTTACCTATTTTAAGGAAGAGCCTAAAAAATACACCGATACTAAAGATGCTTTTATGGATATTATGATAGTTGAGCGCGAGCCTGACATCACCGTAAAAGCACCCGAGCCCAAAAAAGAGATTGTAAAAGAGGAAAAACCTCAACCGGTAAAGGAAGAGGTTAAAAAAGAAGAGCCAAAGCCGGACACTACAAACAAGCCGCCTGAACCGGATCCTGCGCCGCCAAAACCTGAAGAAAAAAAGATCGAAGAGCCAAATTTAAAGGATTTATTCGGCAGTATCGACACCTCTAAACTAAAAGAAGATAAGGTTGCTAAGAAAAAAGAGCAACCAAAAGAGCAAAGTCGTAAAAAACCGGAAAAAGTCCAGATAACGAGCCAGCAAAAAAAAGCTAGCGACGTTATAAATGCGCTTACCTTAGATCAGGTTGCCAAGACTCCAAAGTCGCAAATGACAGGCGAATACAACGAATACTTCGGTATGATTAGTAGAATTTTGCAGAGTAAATGGAGTGCTTATAAGGCCGATTCTACCGATGAGGCGGAGGTTGAGATCGTCATTGGTATTGATGGATCGTTTAGTTACGATATAAAAAAGTTATCGTATAATAGCGAATTTAATAACAAAGTTAGGGATTTCTTGCAAAGTATGACTTTTGAGAAATTTCCGCCGCCTACACAGATAGGCAGAGCCGTTAGGCTCGGAACTAAACTAGAAGACAAACTAGAATAA
- a CDS encoding MotA/TolQ/ExbB proton channel family protein — MAGLSSWQKKEQNALESLLMGGSKHTLNGSVLKRFVSGSVSKEKLSVAVSISERNATSGITWLSIIASTSPFIGLFGTVVSILETFSQLGQGGGNSSLGVIAPAISEALVATGAGIFVAIPAYTFSLLIKRKAYELMGVIRREVDILVTLKEDQ; from the coding sequence ATGGCAGGGCTTAGCTCTTGGCAAAAAAAAGAGCAAAATGCGCTTGAGTCGCTGTTAATGGGCGGCTCTAAACATACTCTAAACGGCTCTGTTTTAAAAAGATTCGTAAGTGGCTCCGTGTCCAAAGAAAAGCTTTCGGTTGCCGTTAGTATCTCGGAAAGAAATGCCACTAGCGGCATCACTTGGCTTAGCATCATCGCCTCTACATCGCCTTTTATCGGACTTTTCGGTACGGTTGTTTCTATCTTGGAGACATTTTCTCAGCTTGGTCAAGGCGGAGGAAATTCGTCGTTAGGAGTTATTGCTCCAGCTATTAGTGAGGCTCTCGTGGCTACCGGAGCAGGTATATTTGTAGCAATTCCCGCTTATACGTTTAGCTTGCTTATCAAACGAAAAGCTTACGAGCTCATGGGCGTCATCAGGCGCGAAGTCGATATCCTAGTAACGCTTAAAGAAGATCAATGA
- a CDS encoding OmpA family protein: protein MKKVVLTSAAIAALLLSGCSSKNPEVDMSADANQNMGGMNSSDNMMSDSERLQQLISSIEGQVQTVYFDFDKFNIKGDMQSAINTNAGLFNQSEAQALSVKVEGNCDEWGTDEYNYALGLKRAKAAKDALVKQGVAADRITVVSYGESNPVCTDKTKACDAQNRRAEFKVLP from the coding sequence ATGAAAAAAGTAGTTTTAACTTCTGCTGCTATTGCAGCTTTATTGTTGAGCGGTTGTAGCTCTAAAAACCCTGAAGTTGATATGAGCGCTGACGCTAATCAAAATATGGGCGGTATGAACTCAAGCGATAACATGATGAGCGATAGCGAGAGATTGCAACAATTAATTTCAAGCATCGAAGGTCAAGTTCAAACTGTATACTTTGACTTTGACAAATTTAACATCAAAGGCGACATGCAGTCTGCTATCAACACAAACGCAGGTCTATTTAATCAATCAGAAGCTCAAGCTCTTTCTGTAAAAGTAGAGGGCAACTGCGACGAGTGGGGTACAGATGAGTACAACTATGCACTTGGTCTAAAAAGAGCAAAAGCTGCTAAAGACGCGCTTGTAAAACAAGGCGTTGCAGCTGACAGAATCACGGTTGTAAGCTACGGCGAAAGCAATCCTGTTTGCACAGACAAAACAAAAGCTTGCGACGCTCAAAACAGACGTGCTGAATTTAAAGTTCTTCCATAA